The proteins below come from a single Nostoc sp. KVJ3 genomic window:
- a CDS encoding hybrid sensor histidine kinase/response regulator, producing MSVVENNKIYRILAVDDIRDNLILVQAILESEGYEIDLVSDGIKALQQVEKSPPDLILLDVMMPGIDGYEVTRRIRKNPAISYIPILLITAFHESSVVEGLDAGADDFIRKPFDTDELLARVRSLLRLKHSLDEQQKMARQREDFVSRLTHDLRTPLVAADRMLNLFEMETFCKISPEMKQAIAVMIRSNQNLMEMVNTLLEVYRFEAGKKTLNWEVCDLREISQEVVSELSPLTNEKGLTLEIDTRELDPLSKNPGIIMGDRLELRRVLNNLIANAIKFTDTGGIAIRIFETSPHPGNQDSVTIEVQDTGYGIAPEDQATIFERFRQGKNKRSGSGLGLHLSHRIIEGHAGTIQVASELGKGSLFTVQLPKNT from the coding sequence ATGTCTGTAGTTGAAAATAATAAAATTTATCGCATTCTCGCAGTTGATGATATTCGAGATAATCTCATTTTGGTTCAAGCAATTTTAGAAAGTGAGGGATATGAAATTGATTTGGTTTCAGATGGAATAAAGGCTTTGCAGCAAGTTGAAAAATCTCCACCCGATCTGATTTTGTTAGATGTGATGATGCCGGGGATAGATGGTTATGAAGTTACACGTCGAATTCGGAAAAACCCAGCAATTAGTTATATTCCAATTCTCTTGATTACTGCCTTTCATGAATCTAGCGTTGTCGAAGGTTTGGATGCTGGTGCTGACGATTTTATTCGTAAACCATTTGATACTGATGAACTACTGGCAAGGGTGCGATCGCTATTACGTCTCAAGCACAGTCTAGACGAACAACAAAAAATGGCTCGCCAACGCGAAGATTTTGTTTCTCGTCTGACTCACGATTTGCGAACTCCCCTAGTCGCTGCCGATCGGATGTTGAATTTGTTTGAGATGGAAACATTCTGCAAAATTTCGCCAGAAATGAAACAGGCGATCGCAGTCATGATTCGCAGTAACCAAAATTTGATGGAAATGGTAAATACCCTCCTAGAAGTCTATCGCTTCGAGGCTGGTAAAAAAACGTTGAATTGGGAAGTATGCGATTTACGTGAGATATCTCAAGAAGTAGTCAGCGAACTAAGTCCTCTAACTAATGAAAAAGGCTTGACTCTAGAAATAGATACCCGTGAATTAGATCCACTGAGTAAAAACCCTGGGATTATTATGGGCGATCGCTTGGAACTACGGCGGGTGCTAAATAATTTGATCGCCAATGCCATCAAATTTACAGATACAGGAGGGATCGCAATCCGCATTTTTGAAACATCACCTCATCCCGGAAATCAAGATTCGGTAACAATTGAAGTACAAGATACAGGATATGGGATTGCGCCCGAAGATCAGGCAACAATTTTTGAGCGATTTCGCCAAGGCAAAAATAAACGCTCAGGTAGCGGCTTAGGACTACATCTATCTCACCGCATTATAGAAGGGCATGCAGGAACTATCCAGGTTGCCTCTGAACTAGGTAAAGGTAGTTTGTTCACTGTGCAGCTACCTAAAAATACTTAA